A genome region from Bradyrhizobium commune includes the following:
- a CDS encoding methyl-accepting chemotaxis protein, with amino-acid sequence MRFTVKAKLASAFGLVIVLSMVAGGVAYTKLGDMMATADSMVLRAKRMEKAMEIEKDLLVQLRSEKNAIIGNESEIEQAAADAAKRRESALKTKDEVYALASEAGKKLLDGFALAYAKMNAYQEETIRIAKTDKAKATERSMNDGRKVVNEALESMSAYVENTKKQMADQAVQSKEEGHQAQFLLMTLLGVSLVVAIAAALWISISISRSLGRAVNLAGAVAGGDLSQTINVSSNDEIGDLVKSLNMMVQKLQQIVQEALTAAQNVSAGSQELSASAEQLSQGATEQASSAEEASSSMEEMASNVKQNADNANQTEKIAAQSAKDAEASGVAVTRAVNAMQTIAEKITIVQEIARQTDLLALNAAVEAARAGEHGKGFAVVASEVRKLAERSQAAAAEIGTLSTESVKVAQEAGGMLSKLVPDIKKTAELVREITAACREQDVGSAQINQAIQQLDKVGQQNASASEQVSSTSEELASQAEQLQSTISFFRIESAARGERAAPAPIDRAVGQLRAKAVHMAAAERDAKKPAPARKPARAMKVAGGGGFAFDMHDGEDERDAEFQR; translated from the coding sequence ATGAGGTTTACGGTCAAGGCAAAGCTTGCCAGTGCATTCGGCCTGGTCATCGTCCTGTCCATGGTCGCGGGTGGCGTCGCCTACACGAAGCTTGGCGACATGATGGCGACCGCGGACAGCATGGTCCTGCGCGCCAAGCGCATGGAAAAGGCGATGGAGATCGAGAAGGACCTCCTCGTCCAGCTTCGTTCGGAGAAGAACGCCATCATAGGCAATGAGAGCGAGATCGAGCAGGCCGCAGCCGACGCCGCCAAGCGACGTGAATCCGCCCTCAAGACAAAGGACGAAGTCTACGCGTTGGCGAGCGAAGCGGGCAAAAAGCTGCTCGACGGCTTCGCGCTGGCCTATGCCAAGATGAATGCCTACCAGGAAGAGACGATCCGGATCGCGAAGACCGACAAGGCGAAGGCGACCGAGCGCTCGATGAATGACGGTCGCAAGGTTGTCAATGAAGCGCTCGAGTCCATGAGTGCTTATGTCGAGAACACCAAGAAGCAGATGGCGGACCAGGCCGTTCAGTCCAAGGAGGAGGGACATCAGGCCCAGTTCCTGCTGATGACGCTGCTCGGCGTCTCGCTCGTGGTCGCGATCGCCGCGGCGCTCTGGATTTCGATCTCGATCAGCCGTTCGCTCGGCCGCGCAGTCAACCTTGCCGGTGCGGTCGCGGGCGGCGATCTTAGTCAGACGATCAATGTCTCCAGCAATGACGAGATCGGCGATCTCGTCAAATCGTTGAACATGATGGTCCAAAAGCTCCAGCAGATCGTTCAGGAGGCCCTGACCGCGGCGCAGAACGTCTCGGCCGGCAGCCAGGAGCTCTCGGCCAGTGCCGAACAACTTTCGCAGGGCGCGACCGAGCAGGCCTCCTCGGCGGAGGAGGCCTCCTCCTCGATGGAGGAAATGGCCTCGAACGTGAAGCAGAACGCCGACAACGCCAACCAGACCGAGAAGATCGCCGCGCAATCGGCCAAGGATGCCGAAGCCAGCGGCGTTGCGGTGACCCGCGCCGTCAACGCAATGCAGACCATTGCCGAAAAGATCACCATCGTGCAGGAGATCGCGCGCCAGACCGACCTGCTTGCGCTGAACGCCGCGGTCGAGGCCGCTCGCGCCGGCGAGCACGGCAAGGGCTTTGCGGTGGTTGCTTCCGAAGTGCGCAAGCTCGCCGAGCGCAGCCAGGCGGCGGCGGCCGAGATCGGCACGCTGTCGACGGAAAGCGTGAAGGTCGCGCAGGAAGCCGGCGGCATGCTGTCCAAGCTCGTGCCGGACATCAAGAAGACGGCCGAGCTGGTCCGCGAGATCACCGCGGCCTGCCGCGAGCAGGACGTCGGCTCGGCCCAGATCAACCAGGCGATCCAGCAGCTCGACAAGGTCGGCCAGCAGAACGCCAGCGCCTCCGAGCAGGTGTCCTCGACCTCGGAAGAGCTCGCCTCGCAGGCCGAGCAGCTTCAGTCGACCATCTCGTTCTTCCGCATCGAGAGCGCCGCACGTGGCGAGAGGGCCGCGCCGGCGCCGATCGACCGTGCCGTCGGTCAGCTCCGCGCCAAGGCCGTGCATATGGCGGCGGCCGAGCGCGATGCCAAGAAGCCTGCGCCTGCGCGCAAGCCGGCGCGCGCGATGAAGGTCGCGGGCGGCGGCGGCTTTGCTTTCGACATGCACGACGGCGAGGACGAACGCGACGCCGAATTCCAGCGCTGA
- a CDS encoding chemotaxis protein CheW produces MTDGLAAEHQAGAMQVVMIGLGEEKFALDAGLVREIIDPVPVTKVAGARSFVPSVINVRGNVIPLADLRIRFGMPQLEDSADTRIVVIEIELDGEPVLVGVTADKVYEVTEISQTDVQQTPRVGMHWKPEFIRFIAKWREEFVIVPNMERILN; encoded by the coding sequence ATGACCGACGGTTTGGCAGCCGAACACCAGGCCGGCGCGATGCAGGTCGTGATGATCGGTCTCGGCGAGGAGAAGTTCGCCCTCGACGCGGGCCTTGTGCGCGAGATCATCGACCCCGTTCCGGTGACGAAGGTCGCGGGTGCACGATCGTTCGTTCCCAGTGTGATCAACGTGCGCGGCAACGTGATTCCGCTCGCCGATCTGCGCATCCGCTTCGGCATGCCGCAGCTCGAGGACTCCGCGGATACGCGCATCGTCGTCATCGAGATCGAGCTTGACGGCGAGCCGGTGCTGGTCGGCGTCACCGCGGACAAGGTCTACGAGGTCACCGAGATCTCGCAGACCGACGTGCAGCAGACGCCGCGCGTCGGCATGCACTGGAAGCCGGAGTTCATTCGCTTCATCGCAAAGTGGCGTGAGGAATTCGTCATCGTTCCCAACATGGAACGTATCCTGAATTGA
- a CDS encoding chemotaxis protein CheA: MSAMDPTEVFRQEASELFEVLEGALLDLGLRPDDRELVDSAFRALHTIKGSGAMFGFDKVASFTHEFETAFDRVRKGEIKPTQELIAVALAAKDYIRALIEDPQSTDDIIGEAILDDLKRFVSSDRPAAPVAEIVEAPPLAPSESRQAGWHLYLEFESHILRNGSNPLDLLEDLCKLGPCFVVPITDGIPFLDEMEPEDCYLKWDVKLHAACDKDAIDDVFMFVSDEMKLTLSPLEQVEAPAPAPLFQLLDEEPAEMPAPVVEVAVAPVAAPPVAKVEPKPEPKPEPKPEGKRDDRGIATVRVQAERLDELMDRVGELVIAQARLTQLAASGSDLSIKMIAEEIERLASSLRDTTMGARMVPIGSLFGRFRRLIHDLSRDLSKPVEFVTTGEDTELDKTMIECLADPLVHLIRNAIDHGIEDTATRAANGKTEQGRIELAAVHSGAQVLVTVKDNGGGLNTARIRAKAEEQGLIAAGAVLSDHEIHQFLFHPGFSTAQTISALSGRGVGMDVVKRTIENMRGSIDLSTRPGQGTTVTLRLPLTLAIIEGLLIRVGGGRYIIPLSAVEECIELTAEDERSRGRNFLNVRGNLVPFLRLREIMNASGAPDRHQKTIIISTGETHVGLVADQIIGNHQTVIKSLSKLHSDVTIFSGATILGDGTAALILDVAQLVALAQSKVEKQHISEAA; the protein is encoded by the coding sequence ATGAGCGCGATGGACCCGACCGAGGTCTTTCGCCAGGAAGCCAGCGAGCTGTTCGAGGTCCTGGAAGGGGCTCTGCTCGATCTCGGCCTGCGTCCTGACGACCGCGAGCTGGTCGATTCCGCCTTCCGCGCCCTGCATACGATCAAGGGCTCGGGCGCCATGTTCGGCTTCGACAAGGTCGCTTCCTTCACCCACGAATTCGAGACCGCCTTCGATCGCGTCCGCAAGGGCGAGATCAAGCCGACCCAGGAGCTGATCGCGGTCGCGCTTGCCGCCAAGGACTATATCCGCGCGCTGATCGAGGATCCGCAGTCGACCGACGACATCATCGGTGAGGCCATCCTCGACGACCTCAAGCGTTTCGTGTCGTCCGACCGGCCCGCCGCTCCGGTCGCCGAGATCGTCGAAGCGCCGCCGCTGGCGCCGTCCGAGAGCAGGCAGGCCGGCTGGCACCTTTACCTGGAATTCGAATCCCACATTCTGCGCAACGGCTCGAACCCGCTCGATCTGCTGGAAGATCTCTGCAAGCTCGGCCCCTGCTTCGTCGTGCCGATCACCGACGGCATCCCGTTCCTCGACGAAATGGAGCCGGAAGACTGCTATCTGAAGTGGGACGTCAAGCTGCACGCGGCCTGCGACAAGGACGCGATCGACGACGTCTTCATGTTCGTCTCGGACGAGATGAAGCTCACTCTTTCGCCGCTGGAGCAAGTCGAAGCGCCCGCGCCGGCGCCGCTGTTCCAGCTCCTCGACGAGGAGCCGGCCGAGATGCCCGCGCCGGTGGTCGAGGTTGCCGTCGCGCCGGTCGCCGCGCCGCCCGTCGCGAAGGTGGAACCCAAGCCAGAACCCAAGCCGGAGCCGAAGCCCGAGGGCAAGCGCGACGATCGTGGCATCGCCACCGTCCGCGTGCAGGCCGAGCGTCTCGACGAGTTGATGGACCGCGTCGGCGAGCTCGTGATCGCCCAGGCGCGACTGACCCAGCTTGCGGCCTCCGGCTCCGATCTCTCGATCAAGATGATCGCCGAGGAGATCGAGCGTCTCGCCTCCTCCTTGCGTGACACCACGATGGGCGCGCGCATGGTGCCGATCGGCTCGCTGTTCGGCCGCTTCCGTCGTCTCATTCACGATCTCTCGCGCGATCTGTCGAAGCCGGTCGAATTCGTCACCACCGGCGAGGACACCGAGCTCGACAAGACCATGATCGAGTGCCTGGCCGATCCGCTAGTGCACCTGATCCGCAACGCCATCGATCACGGCATCGAGGACACCGCGACCCGCGCCGCCAACGGCAAGACCGAACAGGGCCGCATCGAGCTCGCAGCCGTCCACTCCGGCGCGCAGGTGCTCGTCACCGTCAAGGACAATGGCGGCGGTCTCAACACCGCGCGCATCCGCGCCAAGGCCGAAGAGCAGGGGCTGATCGCCGCCGGCGCCGTGCTGTCTGATCACGAGATCCACCAGTTCCTGTTCCATCCGGGCTTCTCGACCGCGCAGACCATCTCGGCGCTGTCCGGCCGCGGCGTCGGCATGGACGTGGTCAAGCGCACCATCGAGAACATGCGCGGCTCAATCGATCTCTCGACCAGGCCGGGCCAGGGCACCACGGTGACGCTGCGCCTGCCGCTGACGCTTGCGATCATCGAAGGCCTTTTGATCCGCGTCGGTGGGGGCCGCTACATCATTCCGCTGTCGGCGGTGGAGGAATGCATCGAGCTGACCGCCGAGGACGAGCGCTCGCGCGGCCGCAATTTCCTCAACGTCCGCGGCAATCTCGTGCCGTTCCTGCGCTTGCGCGAGATCATGAACGCGTCCGGCGCGCCCGACCGCCACCAGAAGACGATCATCATCTCGACCGGCGAGACCCATGTCGGTCTCGTCGCCGACCAGATCATCGGCAACCACCAGACCGTGATCAAGTCGCTCTCCAAGCTGCATTCGGACGTCACGATCTTCTCCGGTGCGACGATTTTGGGAGACGGCACGGCGGCGCTGATCCTCGACGTCGCGCAGCTCGTCGCGCTGGCGCAGTCGAAGGTCGAGAAACAGCATATCAGCGAGGCGGCGTGA
- a CDS encoding response regulator, with the protein MATILTVDDSPSIRQMIKVVLEPAGHSVIEAGDGAQGLAKAQAGKLDLVITDLNMPVMNGLELIKALRKLPSAVGMPIVFLTTESNDTVKQEAKSAGATGWITKPFKPEQLLAVVAKLVRA; encoded by the coding sequence ATGGCCACGATTCTCACGGTCGACGATTCCCCCAGCATCCGGCAGATGATCAAGGTCGTGCTCGAGCCGGCCGGTCACAGCGTGATCGAGGCCGGTGACGGCGCACAGGGGCTCGCCAAGGCGCAGGCCGGCAAGCTCGATCTCGTCATCACCGATCTCAATATGCCCGTCATGAACGGGCTGGAGCTCATCAAGGCGCTGCGCAAGCTGCCGAGCGCGGTCGGCATGCCGATCGTGTTCCTGACCACCGAATCCAACGACACAGTGAAGCAGGAAGCGAAGAGCGCCGGCGCCACCGGCTGGATCACCAAGCCGTTCAAGCCCGAGCAGCTGCTCGCCGTCGTCGCCAAGCTGGTGCGTGCATGA
- a CDS encoding STAS domain-containing protein, protein MSSDVTEPKWSLRLPADCSIAAIRSVYDLIREAFGRQDRLEIDCSSVDKADVTSIQLLLSAAKTGDAQGRPVVLTSFSQSLRNTLRRAGFASEAMIDQHFPQKKDGT, encoded by the coding sequence ATGTCGTCTGATGTGACTGAGCCGAAGTGGTCCCTACGGCTGCCTGCGGATTGCAGCATTGCTGCGATCCGCAGCGTCTATGACCTGATCCGCGAGGCCTTTGGCCGGCAGGACCGGCTCGAGATCGACTGCTCCAGCGTCGACAAGGCCGACGTGACCTCGATCCAGCTTTTGCTGTCGGCCGCCAAGACTGGCGATGCCCAGGGCCGCCCTGTGGTCCTCACGTCATTTTCCCAATCTCTGCGCAACACCCTTCGCCGCGCCGGTTTCGCCAGCGAGGCGATGATCGATCAGCATTTCCCGCAAAAGAAAGATGGCACCTAA
- a CDS encoding HD domain-containing phosphohydrolase, which translates to MLTQALLVDDSRSVLNFLKRHIEAEGRVEATTFLDPVEALACARERVFDLVLVDYEMPHMDGISFIRTLRSLPGCADIPIAMITSRQTDDVKMEALQAGATDFLPKAPQSVEMTVRLRNLIQLGAAVRKLNDRAAHLASEVAAATRKLGEREEEIILRLALAVEYRDNDTGEHTLRVAGYSRIIAEQLGLPPRLCRDIYLAAPLHDVGKVAIPDNILLKPGRLTDEEMAVIRTHATIGEKILADSSCELIQLGAQIAAGHHERWDGAGYPNGLTADAIPLAARVVAVADVFDALTTRRPYKEPMPLEAARAYLVENQGRQFDPACVAAFLSRWDEVVEIAGQRGTLVQTSGADPSPMIERVAGSGADLDRSPETTVAI; encoded by the coding sequence ATGCTGACCCAAGCGCTTCTGGTTGACGACAGCCGCTCTGTCCTCAATTTCCTGAAACGTCATATCGAAGCGGAAGGCCGGGTCGAGGCCACCACCTTCCTCGATCCCGTCGAGGCCCTGGCCTGCGCGCGCGAGCGCGTTTTCGACCTCGTGCTGGTCGACTACGAGATGCCGCACATGGATGGCATCAGCTTCATCCGCACGCTTCGCAGCCTGCCCGGCTGCGCCGACATCCCGATCGCGATGATCACGTCGCGACAGACCGACGACGTCAAGATGGAAGCGCTGCAGGCTGGTGCAACCGATTTCCTGCCCAAGGCACCACAGAGCGTCGAGATGACGGTGCGGCTGCGGAATTTAATTCAGCTTGGTGCAGCCGTACGCAAGCTCAATGACCGCGCCGCGCATCTGGCCAGCGAAGTCGCGGCCGCGACACGCAAGCTCGGCGAGCGCGAGGAGGAGATCATCCTGCGGCTCGCGCTCGCGGTCGAATACCGCGACAACGACACCGGCGAGCACACGCTGCGGGTCGCCGGCTATAGCCGCATCATCGCCGAGCAGCTCGGGCTTCCTCCCCGGCTCTGCCGCGACATCTATCTCGCCGCCCCCCTGCACGACGTCGGCAAGGTCGCCATTCCCGACAATATCCTCCTCAAGCCCGGCCGGCTCACCGATGAGGAGATGGCGGTGATCCGCACCCATGCCACGATCGGCGAGAAGATTTTGGCCGACTCCAGCTGCGAGCTGATCCAGCTCGGTGCGCAAATTGCCGCGGGACATCACGAGCGTTGGGACGGCGCCGGCTATCCGAATGGCCTGACGGCGGACGCGATCCCGCTCGCCGCGCGCGTGGTCGCGGTCGCCGACGTCTTCGACGCCCTGACGACACGACGCCCATATAAAGAGCCGATGCCGCTCGAGGCGGCACGCGCCTATCTGGTCGAGAACCAGGGGCGGCAGTTCGATCCGGCCTGCGTCGCGGCGTTTCTATCGCGCTGGGACGAGGTTGTGGAAATTGCCGGGCAGCGCGGGACGCTGGTGCAGACATCCGGGGCTGACCCCTCACCCATGATAGAGAGAGTGGCCGGAAGCGGTGCAGACCTCGACCGTTCCCCCGAGACCACCGTGGCGATCTGA
- a CDS encoding adenylate/guanylate cyclase domain-containing protein, which translates to MRRIGRRDIVAAILIALVAGAVFTSPPLEALQGLSLDILTALRWELVGDRRDPATSPVVVVAIDGETYDTPPFKGSPTQTWTREIGRVLTGITEGGAKVIGFDVIFPSSIEQSEIPFGDASFGSRLKGFDRDYLIALRKLSDGGKLVLGEILSNDHPDAPYPAQRLAVRNNVRALNVHTDTDDVIRRMPLSFSFDGKPVPAMAVELAARALDAKPETASSGVTTLAGYAIPSAVPNTLTLNFRGMGRDVPAYSFADLRACVEKGDTDFFRRAFGGKVVLLGTILNFEDRKLTSMRLSGGYDGTPGARCALPAPASTVQKARSDIAGVFVHAAFVRNLIERDAVTELGAPLRIILTIAFAAIIACAACMLAPGGALTTWLALTAAYAAVAVGAFVHALALPLTEPALAGLTALGMMTSYRFVIADREERFLRKSFAFYLAPEVINTMVNSGKMPELGGEMRNITMFFSDLAGFSSIAEKMTPAELVALMNEYLSAMTDIIESHGGYVDKYIGDSVVAMFGAPVDDPDHARHAVAAALQCRDRLAELNGSHPAFKGRGLAHRIGLNSGEAVVGNIGSRRRFNYTVMSDTVNLASRLEGANKYFGTTIMASEMTVTQSRGAFTWRELDMVRVQGRDEPIRVSEPLADKNQETQEQGIRAATYAKGLACWRARDFAKAAELFESAAGDDPPCRYFARRARALAANPPPPDWTAVNTLEGK; encoded by the coding sequence ATGCGGCGGATCGGCAGGCGGGACATCGTTGCGGCGATCCTGATCGCGCTCGTTGCGGGCGCGGTTTTCACGTCGCCGCCGCTCGAGGCGCTGCAAGGTCTCTCGCTCGACATCCTCACGGCGTTGCGCTGGGAGCTCGTCGGCGATCGCCGCGATCCCGCGACGTCGCCGGTGGTTGTGGTGGCGATCGACGGCGAGACCTATGACACCCCGCCCTTCAAGGGATCGCCGACGCAAACCTGGACACGCGAGATCGGCCGGGTGCTCACTGGCATCACCGAGGGCGGCGCCAAGGTGATCGGCTTCGACGTCATCTTTCCGAGCTCAATCGAGCAATCCGAAATTCCCTTCGGCGACGCGTCGTTCGGCAGCCGCTTGAAGGGATTTGACCGGGACTATCTCATCGCGCTGCGTAAGCTGTCCGACGGCGGCAAGCTCGTGCTCGGCGAGATCCTGAGCAACGACCATCCGGACGCGCCCTACCCCGCACAGCGACTTGCGGTGAGAAACAACGTCCGCGCCCTCAATGTTCACACCGACACCGACGATGTGATCCGGCGTATGCCGCTGAGCTTTTCCTTCGACGGCAAGCCGGTTCCCGCGATGGCGGTCGAGCTTGCCGCGCGCGCGCTCGACGCAAAACCTGAGACTGCATCGTCCGGCGTGACGACATTGGCCGGTTATGCCATCCCGAGCGCCGTGCCTAACACGCTGACGCTCAACTTCCGTGGCATGGGTCGCGACGTTCCCGCCTATTCCTTCGCCGACCTGCGGGCCTGCGTCGAGAAGGGCGACACCGATTTCTTCCGCCGCGCCTTCGGCGGCAAGGTCGTGCTGCTCGGGACCATCCTCAATTTCGAGGACCGCAAGCTCACCTCGATGCGTCTCTCCGGCGGATATGACGGGACGCCGGGTGCGCGATGCGCTTTGCCTGCACCGGCGAGCACGGTACAAAAGGCGCGCAGTGACATCGCCGGCGTCTTCGTGCACGCCGCCTTTGTCCGAAACCTGATCGAGCGCGACGCCGTCACAGAGCTTGGCGCCCCGCTGCGTATCATTCTGACGATTGCGTTCGCGGCGATCATTGCCTGTGCGGCCTGCATGCTTGCACCGGGCGGCGCGCTGACGACCTGGCTCGCACTCACCGCCGCCTACGCCGCTGTCGCCGTCGGCGCATTCGTCCACGCACTCGCGCTTCCCTTGACCGAGCCTGCGCTCGCGGGCCTCACCGCACTCGGAATGATGACCAGCTACCGCTTTGTCATCGCCGACCGAGAAGAGCGCTTTTTGCGCAAGAGCTTTGCGTTCTATCTCGCGCCTGAGGTGATCAACACCATGGTCAACTCCGGCAAGATGCCGGAACTCGGCGGCGAGATGCGCAACATCACGATGTTCTTCTCCGACCTGGCCGGCTTTTCGTCGATTGCCGAGAAGATGACACCGGCTGAGCTGGTCGCGCTGATGAACGAATATCTGTCGGCCATGACCGACATCATCGAAAGCCATGGCGGGTATGTCGACAAATATATCGGCGATTCCGTCGTCGCCATGTTCGGCGCCCCGGTCGACGATCCCGATCATGCGCGACACGCGGTGGCCGCAGCGCTGCAATGCCGCGACCGGCTGGCGGAGCTCAACGGCAGCCATCCTGCATTCAAGGGCCGCGGCCTTGCCCACCGCATCGGGCTGAACAGCGGTGAGGCCGTGGTCGGCAATATCGGCTCGCGCCGACGCTTCAACTACACCGTGATGAGCGACACCGTGAACCTCGCCTCGCGGCTCGAAGGCGCCAACAAATATTTCGGCACGACGATCATGGCCTCCGAAATGACGGTCACCCAGAGCCGCGGCGCCTTCACCTGGCGCGAGCTCGATATGGTCAGGGTGCAGGGACGCGACGAGCCGATCCGGGTGTCCGAGCCGCTCGCCGACAAGAACCAGGAGACGCAGGAACAGGGCATCCGCGCGGCGACCTACGCCAAAGGACTGGCGTGCTGGCGGGCGCGCGACTTCGCGAAAGCGGCCGAGCTGTTCGAAAGCGCGGCCGGCGACGATCCGCCGTGCCGATACTTTGCCAGGCGCGCGCGCGCGTTGGCGGCAAACCCGCCGCCGCCGGACTGGACAGCGGTGAATACGCTGGAAGGGAAGTAG
- the pobA gene encoding 4-hydroxybenzoate 3-monooxygenase: MKVQVCIIGGGPSGLLLSQLLHLKGIDTVVLEKYSRDHVLARIRAGVLEHGFARLMREAQCGERMDREGEIHRGFEIAHDGVLSHIDLHKHSGGNSVLVYGQTELTRDLYEARDRLGGKVVHNAEDVTPHDLTSDRPYVTYQANGATVRVDCDYIVGADGFHGVSRRSIPKDVLREYEKVYPFGWLGVLSRTKPVSPELIYVKHARGFALCSMRSQVLSRYYVQVPLTDKVEDWSDDAFWTELKRRLPDEVAGRLVTGPSIEKSIAPLRSFVAEPMSYGRLFLAGDAAHIVPPTGARGLNSAGSDIYYLYHALLGHYQQGDDSGLEGYSAKALARIWKAQRFSWWMTMMLHRFPDRSEYEDRLQQTELEYLFSSETAQRLLAENYVGLPF; this comes from the coding sequence ATGAAAGTTCAGGTCTGCATCATCGGCGGCGGGCCGTCCGGGCTGCTATTGTCCCAGCTCCTGCATCTGAAGGGCATCGACACGGTCGTGCTGGAGAAATACAGCCGCGACCATGTGCTTGCGCGCATCCGCGCCGGCGTGCTCGAGCACGGTTTTGCAAGATTGATGCGCGAGGCGCAATGCGGCGAGCGGATGGATCGCGAGGGCGAGATCCACAGGGGATTCGAGATCGCCCATGACGGCGTGCTCTCCCATATCGATCTGCACAAGCATTCCGGCGGCAATTCGGTGCTGGTCTACGGCCAAACCGAGCTGACGCGCGACCTCTACGAGGCGCGCGACCGCCTCGGCGGCAAGGTCGTGCACAACGCTGAGGACGTCACGCCGCACGATCTGACCTCGGATCGGCCCTATGTGACCTATCAAGCGAACGGGGCGACCGTCCGGGTCGATTGCGACTACATCGTCGGCGCCGACGGCTTTCACGGCGTCAGCCGCAGATCGATCCCGAAGGACGTGCTGCGCGAATACGAGAAGGTCTATCCGTTCGGCTGGCTTGGGGTGCTGTCGCGCACCAAGCCGGTGTCGCCGGAGCTGATCTATGTGAAGCACGCGCGCGGCTTTGCGCTGTGCTCGATGCGTTCGCAGGTGCTGAGCCGCTACTACGTCCAGGTGCCGCTCACCGACAAGGTCGAGGACTGGTCGGACGACGCGTTCTGGACAGAGCTGAAGCGTCGACTGCCGGACGAGGTTGCCGGCCGCCTGGTCACCGGCCCCTCGATCGAGAAGAGCATCGCGCCGCTGCGCAGCTTCGTCGCCGAGCCGATGAGCTATGGCCGCCTGTTCCTTGCCGGAGATGCCGCCCATATCGTGCCGCCGACCGGCGCGCGCGGGCTGAACAGTGCCGGCTCCGACATCTATTATCTCTACCACGCGCTGCTCGGGCATTATCAGCAGGGCGACGATTCCGGCCTCGAGGGCTATTCAGCCAAGGCGCTCGCCCGCATCTGGAAGGCGCAGCGCTTCTCGTGGTGGATGACCATGATGCTGCATCGTTTTCCCGACCGCTCCGAATATGAGGATCGGCTTCAGCAGACCGAGCTCGAGTATCTGTTCTCGTCCGAGACCGCGCAGCGGCTGCTTGCGGAGAACTATGTCGGGCTGCCGTTTTAG
- a CDS encoding helix-turn-helix domain-containing protein has product MEAFAIVLYNSNMRSAASAPAIRVYNLFGESGDLPDVVHCETIASRSVLHDWTLAVHRHARLHQVLLIERGGGEATLEGRVEPLKPMQIVNVPVGHVHGFRFVPGTQGWVLTIAAEILDEALLAAEGLRGALSRSAVVRGTPQIRATMKQIFAEHAARHFGRAHVLRALSAAMIGLVARALTNENGGNGAAESGLFRRFEALLEEHHLARWTVADYAGALSITPTHLNRVTRAATGDTASHLILNRLIREARRNLVYTNLPVSTIAYALGFEDPAYFSRVYAAATGLSPRAFREQLHGGE; this is encoded by the coding sequence ATGGAGGCTTTCGCCATTGTCTTGTACAATTCGAACATGAGAAGCGCAGCCTCCGCCCCGGCGATCCGGGTCTACAATCTGTTCGGCGAGTCCGGCGATCTGCCCGACGTCGTGCATTGCGAGACGATCGCGTCCCGCTCGGTGCTGCACGACTGGACGCTCGCCGTGCATCGGCATGCCCGGCTGCACCAGGTGCTCTTGATCGAACGCGGTGGCGGCGAAGCAACGCTCGAGGGGCGCGTGGAGCCGCTCAAGCCGATGCAGATCGTCAACGTGCCGGTCGGCCATGTCCACGGCTTCCGTTTCGTGCCCGGCACGCAGGGCTGGGTGCTGACCATCGCCGCCGAAATCCTCGACGAGGCGCTGCTCGCCGCCGAGGGCCTGCGCGGCGCGCTGTCGCGCTCGGCCGTGGTCCGCGGCACGCCGCAGATCCGCGCCACCATGAAGCAGATCTTTGCCGAGCACGCCGCGCGCCATTTCGGCCGCGCCCATGTGCTGCGTGCATTGTCGGCGGCCATGATCGGCCTCGTCGCGCGGGCGCTCACGAACGAGAACGGCGGCAACGGCGCGGCGGAATCCGGTCTGTTCCGCCGCTTCGAGGCGCTGCTCGAAGAGCACCATCTGGCGCGCTGGACCGTTGCCGACTACGCGGGCGCGCTGTCGATCACGCCGACCCATCTCAACCGCGTGACACGCGCGGCGACCGGCGACACCGCCTCGCATCTGATCCTGAACCGGCTGATCCGCGAGGCGCGCCGCAACCTCGTCTATACCAACCTGCCGGTCTCGACGATCGCCTACGCGCTGGGTTTCGAGGATCCCGCCTATTTCAGCCGCGTCTACGCCGCCGCCACCGGCCTGTCGCCGCGCGCTTTTCGCGAGCAGCTTCACGGCGGGGAGTAG